The following DNA comes from Candidatus Omnitrophota bacterium.
ACCAGTTTAAAGTAAAAGAGATTTCGCGTAATTCAGCGACTTTAGAGGTTAACACAGATTCTGGTTCTCGGGAATATGAACTAAGATGAAGAGAATTAGGGTCTTTTTTCTTGGAGCGTTAATAATGCTGCTAATGTCAAAATTGGTTTTTGCTGAAAATGTCAAACCGGTAAATCTCCCCCAGGACATTTTACCTCCTGAACCGGCCAGTTCCGAGTTTAGTGATAGAATTTCTTTAGATCTCAAAGGTGTAGATATCAATGAGCTTTTTAAAGTGCTCTCTACTAAAAGCGGAATTACAATTGTTACCTCTCCTGAAGTTAAGGGGCGGGTTACCGTATTTATGGATAATTTAAGTTTCAATGATGCCTTAGATGTAATTGTCACTATGCAGGATTTGGCTTATGAACGCAAAGGCAATGTTGTCAAAGTGATGACGGCCGCTGAATATGAGAAGTTATACGGGAAAAAATATTCCGAACATAAACAAACGCGCACTTTTAAATTAGCATATTCAAAACCGGCCAATGTCTTAAACGTTATTAATTCCTTGAAGTCGGATGTCGGTAAAATAATATCTGATGATTCCACCGGAACAATTATTATTATGGATACTCCGCAATCATTAGCAGTGATTGCGGAGGCGATTAAAGAATTGGATCAGCCTTTGAATACAGTCGTCTTTGATATAAATTACGCACGGTTTGCGGATATTAAAACTTTCTTGACTGATCTAATTACCCCGGGTATCGGCCAAATAATTGTAGATGAGAGAAGTAATAAGGTGGTTGTTTCTGATTTTCCGCAACGCCTTGAGCGAATCAAAAAATTAATGAAAGAGTTTGATGAACAAACTAGGCAGGTTTTAATTACGGGTGAGATTATAGAAGTTAATGTTGATGATAAGTTTCAGAGCGGCATCGAATGGGATAAAATTTTTAAATCCGTGCATATGGATAATCTAGATTTTACGGGTAAATTTCCGGTGTCTCCTGCGCTTTCTAGTTTTGGAAAAATAAGCGTAGGCACACTAGCGGATAATCGTTACAATATAGTAATGAATATGCTAAATGAGTATGGCGATACCAAGGTACTAAGCCGTCCAAGGATCGTTGTGGTAAATAAGGAAGAAGCAAAAATACTTGTTGGCACACGTGAGGCCTATGTGACTTCTACTCAAAGCCAGGGTGAATCTACGACTCTTACTGCCGAAAGCGTGCAGTTTATTGACGTTGGGCTAAAACTAGTTGTTGTCCCCACCATCGGCGCAGATGGTTTTATTACTATGAAAATAAAACCCGAGGTTAGTTCGGTAAAGAGCACCTTAACAACGAGTGCCGGTACGGTTGTGCCGATAGTGCAGACTTCTGAATCTGAAACAGTAGTAAGGATAAAAGACGGACGCACGATGATTATTGCGGGATTGACTAAGGATGAAAATACGGATAATGATACCGGCCTTCCTAAATTATCACGCATGCCGGCTTTGGGGCATCTATTTTCTAACAGGACCAGAGAAAAGAAAAAATCAGAGTTAGTTATATTTATAACGCCGACCATAATAACCGGCGCAAACAATACAGGCCTTGAGGTCAAAAAAGATGAAGTTAAATAATAAACTTCGTGTCTTGGCAATGATACCCATTTTAGTTTTAGCATTTTTAATCAGCCCGCTTAAGCTTTATTGCGCGCAGGAAGATCAGCCTGTTCAGGAAAATCCTAATGGCAAGATTTCTTTAGATTTAAAAAATGTTGATATCGTAGAGCTGCTACGGATTATTTCTTTAAAGACTGGTAAGACTATTGTCCCAAGTAAAGAGGTTACCGGGAGGATCACTGTATACCTGAGTAATGTAGCTTTTAATGATGTACTCGATATTATTCTTTTAACCCAGGGCCTGGCCTTAAATCGTGAAGGTAATGTTTATTATGTGATGAGTGAAGCTGAATATAAGAAAGTTTTCGGACGGGATTATGTTGACCGCAGAAAAGTTGAAATGGTAAAACTTATGTATGCTAAGCCTTCCATAATCTTTAACGCTCTTAGCCAGCTAAAATCAGATGTGGGTAAAATAGTGGTGGATGAGACAACTGGAACCATGATCTTGATCGATTTTCCGGACAAGCTGCAACAGCTTAAAGCAACAGTTGAGCAGTTGGATAGGCCGTTGACAACCGCTATTTTTGACCTTAATTATGCTA
Coding sequences within:
- a CDS encoding secretin N-terminal domain-containing protein, translated to MSKLVFAENVKPVNLPQDILPPEPASSEFSDRISLDLKGVDINELFKVLSTKSGITIVTSPEVKGRVTVFMDNLSFNDALDVIVTMQDLAYERKGNVVKVMTAAEYEKLYGKKYSEHKQTRTFKLAYSKPANVLNVINSLKSDVGKIISDDSTGTIIIMDTPQSLAVIAEAIKELDQPLNTVVFDINYARFADIKTFLTDLITPGIGQIIVDERSNKVVVSDFPQRLERIKKLMKEFDEQTRQVLITGEIIEVNVDDKFQSGIEWDKIFKSVHMDNLDFTGKFPVSPALSSFGKISVGTLADNRYNIVMNMLNEYGDTKVLSRPRIVVVNKEEAKILVGTREAYVTSTQSQGESTTLTAESVQFIDVGLKLVVVPTIGADGFITMKIKPEVSSVKSTLTTSAGTVVPIVQTSESETVVRIKDGRTMIIAGLTKDENTDNDTGLPKLSRMPALGHLFSNRTREKKKSELVIFITPTIITGANNTGLEVKKDEVK